A stretch of Mesoplodon densirostris isolate mMesDen1 chromosome 7, mMesDen1 primary haplotype, whole genome shotgun sequence DNA encodes these proteins:
- the LOC132494278 gene encoding LOW QUALITY PROTEIN: glutathione S-transferase Mu 1-like (The sequence of the model RefSeq protein was modified relative to this genomic sequence to represent the inferred CDS: inserted 4 bases in 2 codons) → MECRGVSTARGGRATPAPREAQLRQRPVTCLDGHGQHITIFRPSPLVPEMRELGQPIQVGGVRASQGSRDTEESLEMHSLQLGAETPSPDFPDDPPLYSGLSTETSTVPMILGYWDIHGLVHAARLLPEYTDSNDEEKKNTMGDAPDYDRSQWLSEKSKLGLDFPNLPYLIDAAHELTQSNAILRKHNXCGETKQEKIRVDVLENQVMDVRLYTARICYSSDSEKLKPAYLKETPEKMRVFSDFLGKRPWFAGNKLTYVDFLAITSXDVHRICEPKCLDEFPNLKDFISHSEGLKKSSAYMKSTHLPPGPLFLKIAMWGNK, encoded by the exons ATGGAGTGCCGAGGCGTCAGCACTGCACGGGGAGGACGGGCAACCCCTGCCCCCCGGGAGGCTCAGCTCCGTCAGCGTCCCGTCACCTGCCTGGATGGGCACGGCCAGCACATCACCATCTTCAGACCCTCGCCTTTGGTGCCAGAGATGCGGGAACTAGGTCAGCCCATCCAGGTTGGAG GTGTGAGGGCTTCCCAAGGAAGCAGAGATACAGAGGAAAGTTTGGAGATGCACAGCCTGCAGCTTGGGGCAGAGACCCCATCTCCAGACTTCCCCGATGACCCTCCTTTGTACTCAGGCTTG AGCACAGAAACCAGCACCGTGCCCATGATCCTGGGTTACTGGGACATCCACGGGCTGGTGCACGCCGCCCGCCTGCTCCCAGAGTACACAGACTCGAACGATGAGGAGAAAAAGAACACGATGGGGGACGCTCCCGACTACGACAGAAGCCAGTGGCTGAGTGAGAAATCCAAGCTGGGCTTGGACTTCCCCAATCTGCCCTACTTAATTGACGCGGCTCATGAGCTCACCCAGAGCAACGCCATCCTTCGCAAGCACAA CTGTGGCGAGACAAAGCAAGAGAAGATTCGCGTGGACGTATTGGAGAACCAGGTTATGGATGTCCGCTTGTACACGGCCAGGATCTGCTACAGCTCTGACTCTGAGAAACTGAAGCCTGCATACTTGAAGGAGACCCCTGAAAAGATGAGGGTCTTCTCAGATTTTCTGGGGAAGAGGCCTTGGTTTGCAGGGAACAAGCTCACCTATGTGGACTTCCTGGCTATAACATC TGATGTGCACCGCATATGTGAGCCCAAGTGCCTGGATGAATTCCCAAACCTGAAAGACTTcatttcccattctgagggcctGAAGAAGAGCTCTGCCTACATGAAGTCCACTCACTTGCCTCCAGGCCCTCTGTTTCTAAAGATTGCTATGTGGGGCAACAAGTAG